A stretch of the Marivirga tractuosa DSM 4126 genome encodes the following:
- a CDS encoding TolC family protein: MKTIKENLRNKPMRFSQLVLVLIIVGCSLMSQNLMGQQTLTLQEAIKIAQQKSPNIKKSKLNLYGNQRSLDAQRASLKSRFSLDVTPFDYNRNRNFNDLFSQWNTNEDYNSFANFSVTQPIVATDGSISLINQFGYRDNYSEFQDVRTKTFSNNLYLQLEQPIFTYNRTKLQLKELELNLENAQISNSIQLLSLEQEVTQSFYNFYQRQNNLEIASDEYENQKISYEITLNKVEADLLAKEELYQAELNLASSKSTLENNEVLLNNAADDFKLLLGLNLDEDIEVAVDIDFITRKVDLAKAIEHGLEHRMELRQRGMAIERSQFELTRTKALNEFKGSVSLSLGVFGDNEQAPEVYEQPNLNPRVAVSFNIPIWDWGENRARMDAANANLEINKVDLQVEENNIIIGIRKIYRNLQNLENQISIAEQNVKNAKLTYDINLERYKNGDLTSIDLNRFQSQLSEKKGALADALINYKMELLNLKVQSLYDFEKNQPVMINRY; this comes from the coding sequence ATGAAAACAATTAAAGAAAACCTAAGAAACAAACCAATGAGATTCAGCCAATTAGTGCTGGTGCTCATCATTGTAGGATGCAGCTTAATGTCTCAAAATCTAATGGGGCAACAGACGCTCACTCTTCAAGAGGCTATTAAAATTGCTCAGCAGAAGAGTCCAAACATCAAGAAATCTAAATTAAACCTTTATGGGAATCAGCGGAGTTTAGATGCCCAGCGTGCCTCTTTAAAATCAAGATTTTCATTGGATGTGACGCCTTTCGACTATAATAGAAATCGTAATTTCAATGATTTATTTTCTCAATGGAACACCAATGAAGATTATAATTCCTTTGCCAATTTTTCGGTGACTCAACCTATTGTCGCAACTGATGGTAGCATCTCCTTAATCAACCAATTCGGCTATAGAGATAACTATTCTGAATTTCAAGATGTGCGAACAAAAACCTTTAGCAACAACCTATACCTACAGCTGGAGCAGCCCATTTTCACATACAACAGAACGAAGCTGCAATTAAAAGAGCTGGAACTGAATCTTGAAAATGCACAGATCAGCAACAGCATACAACTGCTTAGTTTGGAACAAGAGGTAACCCAATCTTTTTACAATTTCTATCAGCGTCAAAATAATTTAGAGATTGCCTCTGATGAATACGAGAACCAAAAAATCAGCTATGAAATTACATTGAATAAAGTAGAAGCAGACCTTTTGGCAAAAGAGGAATTGTATCAGGCCGAATTAAACCTTGCCTCCTCTAAATCCACGCTGGAAAATAATGAGGTACTACTCAACAATGCTGCGGATGACTTTAAACTCCTCCTCGGACTCAATTTGGATGAGGATATAGAAGTAGCGGTTGATATCGATTTCATCACAAGAAAGGTGGACTTGGCAAAAGCCATTGAACACGGACTAGAGCATAGGATGGAATTGAGACAACGTGGCATGGCCATCGAACGGTCTCAATTTGAATTGACACGAACCAAAGCATTGAATGAGTTTAAAGGATCCGTTTCCCTCTCACTTGGCGTTTTTGGTGATAATGAACAAGCGCCTGAAGTTTATGAACAACCTAATTTAAACCCTCGTGTAGCTGTTTCTTTCAATATTCCGATTTGGGATTGGGGCGAAAACAGAGCCAGAATGGATGCCGCCAATGCTAATCTGGAAATCAATAAGGTGGACTTACAGGTGGAAGAAAATAATATCATTATCGGGATTCGAAAAATTTACCGAAATCTGCAAAACCTAGAAAACCAAATTTCCATAGCAGAGCAAAATGTAAAAAATGCCAAGCTGACTTATGATATTAATCTGGAGCGATACAAAAACGGTGATCTGACCAGCATTGACCTCAATAGATTTCAAAGTCAGCTTTCGGAGAAAAAAGGGGCACTGGCAGATGCCTTGATCAATTATAAGATGGAATTATTAAATCTAAAGGTGCAATCCCTTTACGATTTTGAGAAAAACCAACCCGTAATGATTAACAGATACTAG
- a CDS encoding BaiN/RdsA family NAD(P)/FAD-dependent oxidoreductase: MTKFIIIGAGAAGIFGAINIASKNPDAEVVVLEKSSKLLSKVKISGGGRCNVTNVCQEPKELIKHYPRGNKKLKKAFEHFGTVDTVNWFENRGVKLKAEADGRMFPITDDSQTIIDCLLTECEKLKVDIRTKVAVESIEKTEKGFLLDIKGAEKIECDKILIATGGHNKLEAFQWLSDLGHSISEPVPSLFTFNLPKSSVTNLSGVAVQDVEVKIAGTKLSHQGPLLVTHWGMSGPAVLKLSAWGARILNEKNYEYSVLVNWLKSANEEEARQILTEFQAENPKKKLFNSNPFQLPKRLWEYLLTKSEIDEELRWNNFSGKKFNKLINHLIADLYEASGKTTFKEEFVTAGGVKLGDVNMQTMESRKCPGLFFAGEVLDIDGVTGGFNFQAAWTTAWLASEGIILN; the protein is encoded by the coding sequence TTGACCAAATTCATAATCATAGGAGCTGGTGCAGCCGGTATTTTTGGGGCTATTAATATTGCTTCTAAAAATCCTGATGCAGAAGTAGTGGTTTTAGAGAAATCATCTAAACTTCTTTCCAAAGTAAAGATTTCTGGTGGTGGCAGATGTAATGTTACTAATGTTTGCCAAGAGCCAAAAGAGCTTATCAAACATTATCCCAGAGGAAATAAAAAGCTCAAAAAAGCATTTGAGCACTTTGGTACTGTCGATACTGTGAATTGGTTTGAAAACCGAGGTGTAAAACTTAAAGCGGAAGCAGATGGCAGAATGTTTCCTATCACGGATGATTCCCAAACCATTATCGACTGTCTGCTGACTGAATGTGAAAAACTTAAAGTAGACATTAGAACAAAAGTTGCAGTAGAATCAATTGAGAAAACCGAAAAGGGATTTTTGTTAGATATTAAAGGTGCTGAAAAAATTGAATGTGATAAGATCTTAATCGCAACTGGTGGACATAATAAATTGGAGGCTTTTCAATGGTTATCAGATTTGGGGCATAGCATTTCTGAACCTGTCCCCTCTTTATTTACTTTCAACCTTCCAAAATCAAGCGTTACAAACTTATCGGGTGTTGCTGTTCAAGATGTGGAAGTAAAAATAGCCGGCACTAAGCTATCCCACCAAGGGCCATTATTAGTTACACATTGGGGTATGAGCGGACCAGCCGTGCTCAAACTTTCTGCTTGGGGAGCCAGAATTTTGAATGAAAAAAATTACGAATACTCTGTGTTGGTAAATTGGCTTAAATCAGCAAATGAAGAAGAAGCTCGTCAAATCCTAACTGAATTTCAAGCGGAAAACCCAAAGAAGAAACTTTTCAATAGCAATCCTTTTCAACTACCGAAAAGATTGTGGGAATATCTATTAACCAAAAGTGAAATAGATGAAGAACTGCGCTGGAATAACTTCTCAGGAAAGAAGTTCAATAAATTAATCAACCATCTAATAGCTGATTTATATGAGGCTTCTGGCAAAACTACTTTCAAAGAAGAATTTGTAACAGCAGGCGGAGTAAAATTAGGCGATGTGAATATGCAAACAATGGAAAGCCGTAAATGTCCTGGACTCTTTTTCGCTGGCGAAGTGTTGGATATTGATGGTGTAACCGGTGGCTTTAATTTTCAAGCTGCCTGGACTACGGCTTGGTTGGCATCGGAGGGGATAATCCTAAACTAA
- a CDS encoding (2Fe-2S) ferredoxin domain-containing protein yields MKPTENQNHHIFICTGKDCKKNGCEELKNDLKKSLKSKGIKNLKLIKTKCMDYCKLGPNIVVTGELLHHCKSTDIPEIIEKVKN; encoded by the coding sequence TTGAAACCTACTGAAAATCAAAATCACCACATATTTATTTGCACGGGAAAAGACTGCAAGAAAAATGGTTGCGAGGAGCTAAAAAACGACCTGAAAAAATCACTGAAATCTAAGGGTATTAAAAACCTAAAGCTTATTAAAACCAAATGCATGGATTACTGCAAATTAGGACCTAACATTGTGGTCACTGGAGAATTACTACATCACTGTAAATCAACGGACATTCCAGAGATTATAGAAAAAGTTAAAAATTAA
- a CDS encoding GntR family transcriptional regulator encodes MEFQNGKSIFLQIADSITDKVVNGEFPAGKKIPSVRELAAEMGVNPNTIMRTYSELQAMDIIENQRGIGYFVNKNAPKIILEGKREEFFNKVLPEFLKQAQLLGISATELKKHIEKINS; translated from the coding sequence ATGGAATTTCAAAACGGCAAAAGCATATTTCTGCAGATAGCGGACAGCATTACCGACAAGGTAGTGAATGGTGAATTTCCTGCAGGTAAAAAAATACCCTCAGTGAGAGAGTTAGCAGCTGAAATGGGGGTAAACCCAAATACTATCATGAGAACTTACAGTGAACTACAAGCTATGGATATTATAGAAAATCAAAGAGGAATTGGCTATTTCGTCAATAAAAATGCCCCTAAAATTATTTTGGAAGGCAAAAGAGAAGAATTCTTTAATAAGGTATTGCCTGAATTCTTGAAGCAGGCTCAGCTATTGGGTATTAGCGCCACTGAATTGAAAAAACATATTGAAAAAATTAATTCATAG
- a CDS encoding ABC transporter ATP-binding protein yields MIAIKNLTFNYAKKQQPLFNELDCELQTGSIVGLLGKNGAGKTTLLKLMIGLLFPDKGDISILGHEPSKRQPSLLQDVFFVSEEFHLPSISINNYVRANAAFYPRFDKELLLRLIKDFELPETKSLQKLSYGQKKKFLISFALATKCHLLVLDEPTNGLDIPSKSIFRKVLAGSLDEDQLVIISTHQVKDVENLIDKVLMLDNGKFIMQKGLYEIGSQLNFSTVSSAEGEHILYSEMVPGGFRVITPQENGNSNVDIELLFNAIANGHENLKKYVQ; encoded by the coding sequence ATGATTGCAATAAAAAATCTAACTTTTAATTACGCCAAAAAGCAGCAACCGCTCTTCAATGAACTGGATTGCGAGTTGCAGACGGGCAGCATAGTCGGCCTTCTGGGTAAAAACGGAGCAGGTAAAACCACCTTGCTCAAGCTCATGATCGGTTTGTTATTTCCTGACAAGGGTGATATTTCGATCTTGGGGCACGAACCTTCAAAGAGACAGCCTTCCCTTTTGCAGGATGTCTTTTTCGTTTCGGAGGAGTTTCATCTCCCTTCTATTTCCATCAATAACTATGTTAGGGCCAATGCAGCTTTCTATCCGCGATTTGATAAGGAATTGCTTCTTCGATTGATCAAGGATTTCGAACTACCGGAAACCAAAAGCTTGCAAAAGCTTTCTTACGGGCAGAAGAAAAAATTCTTGATTTCTTTCGCATTGGCTACCAAATGCCACTTGTTGGTACTCGATGAACCTACCAATGGATTGGATATTCCTTCAAAATCTATTTTCCGAAAAGTATTGGCGGGTTCCTTGGATGAAGATCAGTTGGTTATCATTTCTACCCATCAGGTGAAAGATGTAGAAAATCTAATCGATAAGGTCTTAATGCTGGATAATGGCAAGTTCATTATGCAAAAAGGCCTTTATGAAATTGGCTCACAGCTGAATTTCTCCACGGTATCCTCGGCAGAAGGCGAGCATATTTTGTATAGCGAAATGGTGCCGGGCGGTTTCCGCGTCATCACGCCACAGGAAAACGGAAATTCCAATGTTGATATAGAACTATTGTTTAACGCCATAGCCAATGGCCATGAAAACTTGAAAAAATATGTCCAATAA
- the pgi gene encoding glucose-6-phosphate isomerase, which yields MKYISPIETKTWKKLEKHYQATKDIHLKTLFENDKDRFEKFSLNTESLFIDFSKNKINEETLGLLLELAVEMELPEAIESMFSGEKINQTEHRAVLHTALRNFSDNPVMESGQDVMPLVQKVRKQMKTFSQKIHSGDWKGYSGKQIKHIVNIGIGGSDLGPVMVTEALKPFKVQGIESHFVSNVDATHIAEVLQKIDPETTLFLIASKTFTTQETMTNAHTARKWFLENGGSEETVKKHFAALSTNKSGVESFGIDPANMFEFWDWVGGRYSLWSAIGLSIALNIGYDNFEELLKGAHEMDMHFKKSPLSDNAPVLLALIGVLYNNFYKAETEAILPYDQYLHRFAAYFQQGNMESNGKSVDRNGKAVTYQTGPIVWGEPGTNGQHAFYQLIHQGTKMIPCDFIAPAVSHNPIGDHHQKLLANFFAQTEALMNGKSEKEARQELEQKGLNSDEIEKLLPFKVFKGDNPTNSILMKKITPKSLGSLIALYEHKIYVQGIIWNIFSFDQWGVELGKQLAGLILPELEHDNPVIGHDASTNGLINEYKRLREE from the coding sequence ATGAAATATATTTCACCTATTGAAACAAAGACTTGGAAAAAGCTGGAGAAGCATTATCAAGCTACTAAAGACATACATCTAAAAACACTTTTTGAAAACGATAAAGATAGGTTCGAAAAATTCAGTTTAAACACTGAATCTCTTTTCATTGATTTCTCCAAAAATAAGATCAATGAAGAAACTCTTGGGTTATTATTAGAGCTTGCTGTTGAGATGGAACTACCAGAAGCCATTGAATCCATGTTCTCAGGTGAAAAAATAAATCAAACAGAGCATCGGGCGGTCTTGCATACTGCGTTACGAAATTTCTCGGACAATCCCGTAATGGAATCAGGCCAGGATGTGATGCCTTTGGTACAAAAGGTGAGAAAGCAAATGAAAACTTTTAGCCAAAAGATTCATTCTGGTGACTGGAAAGGCTATTCAGGAAAGCAAATCAAGCATATTGTAAATATTGGAATTGGCGGCTCGGATTTGGGACCTGTAATGGTTACTGAAGCTTTAAAACCTTTTAAAGTACAAGGAATTGAAAGCCACTTTGTGTCCAATGTGGATGCTACTCATATAGCAGAAGTATTACAGAAAATTGATCCTGAAACGACCTTATTTCTAATTGCTTCCAAAACGTTTACTACTCAAGAAACCATGACCAATGCACATACTGCAAGAAAATGGTTTTTAGAAAATGGGGGATCTGAGGAAACCGTCAAAAAGCATTTCGCTGCATTAAGTACAAACAAATCGGGAGTTGAATCATTTGGCATAGACCCAGCCAATATGTTTGAATTTTGGGATTGGGTAGGTGGACGTTATTCGCTGTGGTCCGCTATTGGCTTATCCATTGCCTTAAACATTGGCTATGACAATTTTGAAGAATTGTTGAAAGGAGCTCATGAAATGGATATGCATTTCAAAAAATCTCCTCTGTCTGATAATGCTCCGGTTTTGCTAGCTTTAATTGGTGTTTTATACAATAACTTTTACAAAGCTGAAACAGAGGCTATTTTACCTTATGACCAATATCTACATCGCTTTGCTGCTTACTTTCAGCAAGGAAACATGGAAAGTAATGGGAAATCGGTTGACAGAAACGGAAAAGCGGTTACTTATCAAACAGGTCCAATTGTATGGGGCGAACCCGGTACAAATGGCCAGCATGCGTTCTATCAGTTGATACATCAAGGCACTAAAATGATTCCTTGCGATTTTATAGCTCCTGCTGTTTCTCATAATCCAATTGGTGACCACCATCAAAAATTACTTGCTAACTTCTTTGCCCAAACGGAAGCTTTGATGAATGGAAAAAGTGAAAAAGAAGCACGTCAGGAATTAGAACAAAAGGGTTTAAATTCTGATGAAATTGAAAAGTTATTACCTTTCAAAGTATTCAAAGGAGATAATCCCACCAATTCTATCTTAATGAAGAAAATAACGCCTAAAAGCCTAGGTAGCTTAATCGCACTTTATGAGCATAAAATTTATGTTCAAGGAATCATCTGGAACATTTTCAGTTTTGATCAATGGGGAGTGGAATTAGGAAAGCAATTGGCTGGATTAATCCTTCCTGAACTGGAGCATGATAATCCTGTAATTGGACATGATGCTTCTACCAATGGCTTGATTAATGAGTACAAGAGGTTGAGAGAGGAATAA
- a CDS encoding ABC transporter ATP-binding protein — protein MNIQITGLTKTYPNGYTAIKDVNLEIGSGMFGLLGPNGAGKSSFMRILVTAQQATSGSILMDGMDINEHRQKIRTRIGYLPQDFTFFSKLKTWEFLDYAAQLSTSLKKKERIIKVDQLLDQVGLLDVRERLANKLSGGMKRRLGIAQALIGEPKLLVIDEPTTGLDPEERIRFRNILSDLSQKDVTIILSTHIVGDISSTCHNMAMLNKGEVAFKGSPEGMIEKVRGHVWQVNLNDEEFNKIKMEYSVVSTIPIDGKWEVQLIAENSPHPNATHANPNLEHAYVYFMENQLGISLI, from the coding sequence ATGAATATACAAATTACAGGACTCACGAAGACCTATCCGAATGGCTATACTGCAATAAAAGATGTGAATCTGGAAATCGGCAGCGGAATGTTCGGTTTGCTAGGCCCTAATGGCGCGGGTAAATCCAGCTTTATGCGCATTTTGGTAACCGCACAGCAAGCTACATCCGGCAGCATCTTAATGGATGGTATGGACATCAATGAGCACCGACAAAAAATCCGCACCCGCATAGGGTATCTTCCTCAGGATTTTACCTTTTTCTCAAAGCTTAAGACCTGGGAGTTCCTTGATTATGCTGCCCAATTATCCACCTCGCTCAAAAAGAAGGAGCGAATCATCAAAGTAGATCAACTGTTGGACCAGGTTGGCCTTCTGGATGTGCGTGAAAGATTGGCCAACAAACTTTCCGGAGGAATGAAACGCAGGCTGGGAATTGCCCAGGCACTAATTGGTGAACCTAAGTTATTGGTAATAGATGAACCCACCACAGGTCTAGATCCAGAAGAACGGATTCGCTTTCGAAACATCTTATCTGATCTAAGTCAAAAAGATGTGACCATTATTCTTTCCACCCATATTGTGGGCGATATCAGTAGTACCTGCCATAATATGGCCATGCTCAACAAAGGAGAAGTGGCCTTTAAAGGTTCACCGGAAGGAATGATAGAAAAGGTTCGAGGTCATGTATGGCAAGTCAATCTGAACGATGAAGAATTCAATAAAATAAAAATGGAATACTCTGTGGTTTCTACCATTCCTATCGATGGAAAATGGGAAGTGCAATTGATTGCTGAAAATTCACCGCATCCTAATGCGACTCATGCTAATCCCAATCTAGAGCATGCTTATGTATATTTTATGGAAAACCAACTAGGCATTTCACTGATATGA
- a CDS encoding golvesin C-terminal-like domain-containing protein, which translates to MISIKNILTISRFEAKVLWRNWFFRILAIAGIGFLTIFNIAVFSEADVPRWAFLSNSWMMPYASLVLISIPQAAAVVFLATGLIKKDKKVDTNEVFFVRPISNLDYVLGKALALFKLFFLLNLVFVLISLIFNITSPYTTFEPMAYILYPLLTSIPTIMFTTGISFLLVTILKNQPISIVLLLGLAGVQLIYYFDQFSNILDFVAFRLPMFTSDIAGFQDMEFALMQRSFYFILGIAFLFMTAFLLDRLSSHKTTKVLTGVIGLAVLAFSSIIMLRLWDMRQDPIELREQMVSLNGQWAEEPNISILSHSINLELSENEIMGNSAMLVKNNTPQTLNKIHFSLNPGLKLDEVMVNGQSVPAEKNLHIVSIAKGFSLAPAQEMNVELKYSGTIQESAAHLEVDEERYEEALEYFTFSLQKKYAFLQSDYVLLTKDVMWYPDTQIGYSPKTPKQERLAFIDFQLKVKIQEGQMAISQGEPVVKDNIYEFQPEYPLSQISLAIGDYVKKDIVVDSIEYAIYHYRDHDFFADHLDQLPDTLSSLITDLSNEYEDAQKISYPFKRLQFVETPLQFAAYTKVYETHQAYLQPETVFWPEKGGDIRQLDLRMQLRDMNNQAKSQNQTLTDKQKQANVFNDLIKRVITKQIGANYTFDGYNQDDANYSIFPNYYTYNTGFVSEEWGLLNRSIANYLVNEKQAQRDFSRNRNGVSFTEECNDLMRESSLNEIVSEAEFNKIQKSIELKSEYLFSYLGQLVGEPNLKAFLYDWINAHNHQLTHYEDLRTALLNEFNLDIDPIIQKVYSETSQPAFEILELQKYEILDGDRKRYQILTKIKNSGDNDGVIEIIFDNKDNSDGEFYRGKVNEETESEIEGQLSLIKKGETKELGFILDEKPNNITINTLISRNIPSKITMPVGTLSKRENATLFEGERLATEDKELAFTEVIVDNEDENFSSFSPIKPTYLKAYLDSRKTTEQKYYGEWDRPYSKWLATTGSEYFGTVIRSAHFTRSGSGEKVATWTPEIKEAGFYDIYTYMKGKNQNAYSGNDSNGKQYFYHYIIKHADGEDNINYNISNAEPGWNYLGSYYFNEEGGNISLTDECDLRTVYADAIKWVKQ; encoded by the coding sequence ATGATTTCAATCAAAAACATATTGACCATCTCCCGATTTGAGGCTAAAGTGCTTTGGAGAAATTGGTTTTTCAGAATTTTAGCCATAGCCGGAATAGGCTTCCTGACTATTTTTAATATTGCGGTTTTTTCCGAGGCAGATGTCCCAAGATGGGCCTTCCTATCCAATAGTTGGATGATGCCTTATGCCAGTTTGGTGTTGATTAGCATACCACAAGCAGCTGCTGTGGTGTTTTTGGCCACTGGCTTGATTAAGAAAGATAAAAAAGTGGATACCAATGAGGTCTTTTTTGTGCGTCCTATTAGCAATTTAGATTATGTTTTAGGGAAAGCATTGGCACTGTTCAAGCTCTTTTTCCTATTAAACCTGGTGTTCGTATTGATTTCGCTGATCTTCAATATAACCAGCCCCTACACCACCTTCGAGCCAATGGCTTATATTCTGTATCCTTTGCTGACCAGCATACCCACCATTATGTTCACTACAGGAATATCCTTCCTACTGGTCACCATTCTAAAGAACCAGCCGATTAGCATTGTATTGCTACTAGGACTTGCCGGAGTACAGCTGATCTACTATTTCGATCAGTTTTCCAATATTCTGGATTTTGTGGCTTTCCGATTGCCGATGTTTACCTCTGATATTGCCGGTTTCCAAGACATGGAATTTGCACTCATGCAACGATCATTTTATTTCATCTTAGGCATCGCTTTTTTATTTATGACTGCCTTTTTGTTGGATCGACTTTCAAGCCATAAAACGACCAAGGTTTTAACTGGAGTAATTGGATTAGCAGTTTTGGCATTTTCTTCCATTATCATGCTAAGATTATGGGATATGCGTCAAGATCCGATAGAATTAAGAGAGCAAATGGTCAGCCTCAACGGACAGTGGGCAGAAGAACCGAACATTAGCATTCTTTCCCATTCCATCAATTTGGAGCTCTCAGAAAATGAAATCATGGGGAATTCCGCAATGTTGGTAAAAAACAATACACCTCAAACCCTTAATAAAATTCACTTCAGTTTAAATCCGGGGCTAAAACTCGATGAGGTGATGGTAAATGGACAATCTGTTCCTGCAGAAAAAAATCTGCATATCGTTTCAATTGCAAAAGGATTTAGCCTAGCACCAGCGCAGGAAATGAATGTAGAACTGAAGTATAGCGGTACTATTCAGGAATCAGCTGCACATTTGGAAGTAGATGAAGAACGCTACGAAGAAGCTTTAGAATATTTCACCTTCTCTCTGCAAAAGAAATATGCCTTTTTGCAATCTGACTATGTTCTGCTCACCAAAGACGTTATGTGGTATCCTGACACTCAGATTGGATATAGTCCTAAAACTCCTAAGCAAGAAAGGTTAGCCTTCATAGATTTTCAATTGAAAGTGAAAATACAGGAGGGGCAGATGGCCATTTCTCAAGGGGAACCAGTGGTGAAAGACAATATTTATGAATTCCAACCGGAATATCCCCTTTCGCAAATCTCCCTTGCCATAGGCGATTATGTGAAGAAAGACATTGTCGTAGATTCCATAGAGTATGCGATATATCATTACCGTGACCATGATTTCTTTGCGGATCACTTGGACCAACTTCCGGATACGTTGAGTTCACTGATTACCGATCTTTCCAATGAATATGAGGATGCACAAAAAATTTCCTACCCATTCAAAAGGCTACAATTTGTAGAAACTCCGCTTCAGTTTGCAGCTTACACAAAAGTTTACGAGACACATCAAGCCTATTTACAACCGGAAACCGTCTTTTGGCCCGAAAAAGGAGGTGATATCCGGCAGCTAGATCTCAGAATGCAATTACGGGATATGAATAATCAGGCAAAGTCGCAAAATCAGACTTTAACAGATAAACAAAAGCAGGCCAACGTTTTCAATGATTTAATTAAGAGAGTAATCACCAAGCAGATTGGAGCCAACTATACTTTTGATGGATATAACCAAGATGATGCTAACTACTCGATTTTCCCCAATTACTATACCTACAATACGGGTTTTGTCAGTGAAGAATGGGGACTGCTAAACCGCAGCATTGCTAACTATCTGGTAAACGAAAAGCAGGCTCAAAGAGATTTCTCCAGAAACAGAAATGGGGTATCTTTTACGGAAGAATGCAACGATCTGATGCGAGAGTCCTCCCTGAACGAGATTGTATCAGAGGCAGAATTCAATAAAATCCAGAAGTCTATTGAATTGAAGAGTGAATACCTCTTCTCTTATCTTGGACAATTAGTGGGAGAACCCAACTTGAAAGCTTTTCTATATGACTGGATCAATGCACATAACCACCAGTTGACCCATTATGAGGATCTCAGAACAGCACTTTTGAATGAATTCAATTTGGATATTGATCCCATTATTCAAAAAGTCTATTCTGAGACATCGCAGCCAGCATTTGAGATTTTAGAACTTCAGAAATATGAGATTTTGGATGGCGATAGAAAGCGTTATCAAATATTGACCAAAATTAAAAACAGTGGTGATAATGATGGAGTGATTGAGATAATTTTTGACAATAAAGATAATAGCGATGGCGAATTTTATAGAGGAAAAGTGAATGAGGAAACTGAATCTGAAATTGAAGGACAGCTATCCTTAATTAAAAAGGGAGAAACCAAGGAGCTAGGCTTCATCTTGGATGAAAAACCGAATAATATCACTATTAACACCTTAATCTCTCGAAACATACCTTCTAAAATCACCATGCCAGTCGGGACATTAAGCAAGCGTGAAAATGCTACTTTGTTTGAGGGTGAAAGGCTGGCTACAGAAGATAAAGAGTTGGCATTTACAGAAGTCATTGTGGACAATGAAGATGAAAATTTCAGCAGCTTTAGCCCAATAAAACCTACTTATTTAAAAGCCTATCTGGATAGTCGAAAGACCACAGAACAAAAATACTATGGGGAATGGGATCGTCCTTATTCCAAATGGTTAGCCACAACGGGTTCTGAGTATTTCGGGACTGTAATACGATCGGCACACTTCACCCGCTCAGGCAGTGGTGAAAAAGTAGCTACCTGGACTCCTGAAATCAAAGAAGCAGGATTCTATGATATCTATACCTACATGAAAGGAAAAAATCAGAACGCTTATAGTGGCAATGACAGCAATGGAAAGCAGTATTTCTATCACTACATCATTAAGCATGCCGATGGCGAAGACAATATCAATTACAATATATCCAATGCGGAACCGGGCTGGAATTACCTGGGATCCTATTATTTCAACGAAGAAGGGGGAAATATTTCATTAACAGATGAATGTGACCTTCGAACAGTTTATGCAGATGCGATTAAATGGGTTAAGCAATAA